A window of Castanea sativa cultivar Marrone di Chiusa Pesio chromosome 1, ASM4071231v1 contains these coding sequences:
- the LOC142607740 gene encoding F-box protein SKIP23-like, whose protein sequence is MNSMEVEEMAVDWTRLPRDILETISKNLTIYTDYLRFQAVCHTWRISVPKIPHHLPPQLPWLMLPLSQQSQSQSHRPFLDLSDHKIHLLNLPEAASHLKRRCGSSHGWLIILDETPTILLLNPLTRAKLNLPPLFTFPNVVTFNYSEIGKEYALRSLSGNIYRRSLKEMRDSFIKKLVLSSSPALNTNFIALAILNQTGDLVFCKNGDQAWTFIHDARSFCEDVIYYNDLFYAVDKSGGIAVCDVHGENSPRVSIIKRFETPRQFGGDMQYLVNSGDDLLLVTRYLDLGYEDGGDPYNSPTVFYKTVQFEVFRMDFSRGPPMWERVWDLGDRMLFVGENSSLSLSASDFRGCLGNCIYYTDDYCESNYDGAFRDYDIGIFNLCDGSIEALPCYHPNSHSQLHWPPLWVSPNPC, encoded by the coding sequence ATGAATTCCATGGAAGTAGAAGAAATGGCGGTTGACTGGACCCGACTCCCGCGAGACATCCTGGAAACAATATCCAAGAATCTCACAATTTACACCGACTACCTCCGATTCCAAGCCGTATGTCACACGTGGCGAATCTCTGTCCCAAAGATCCCTCACCACCTCCCTCCTCAACTCCCATGGCTAATGCTCCCACTCTCCCAACAATCCCAGTCTCAATCCCACCGACCTTTCCTCGACCTCTCCGACCACAAAATCCACCTCCTCAACCTCCCCGAAGCTGCTTCCCACCTTAAACGCCGATGTGGCTCTTCACACGGCTGGCTCATAATCCTCGACGAAACCCCCACAATTCTTCTCCTTAACCCTCTCACTCGAGCCAAGCTCAATTTGCCTCCTCTCTTCACTTTCCCCAACGTTGTCACCTTCAACTACTCCGAGATCGGCAAAGAATACGCCCTCCGATCCTTGTCTGGAAACATCTACCGCCGCAGTTTGAAAGAAATGCGCGACTCTTTCATCAAAAAACTCGTCCTCTCCTCGAGTCCTGCTCTAAATACCAACTTCATCGCGCTGGCGATTCTCAATCAAACCGGCGATTTAGTCTTCTGTAAGAATGGCGATCAAGCTTGGACTTTCATACACGACGCAAGGTCTTTCTGCGAGGATGTGATATACTATAACGACCTATTCTACGCGGTGGACAAGAGCGGCGGTATTGCTGTGTGCGATGTACACGGTGAGAACTCGCCGCGCGTTTCGATTATCAAAAGATTCGAAACCCCGAGACAATTCGGGGGCGATATGCAATACCTGGTGAATTCTGGGGACGATTTGTTGTTGGTTACACGGTACTTGGATCTTGGATACGAAGACGGTGGTGACCCTTACAACAGTCCCACTGTGTTCTACAAAACGGTGCAGTTTGAGGTTTTTAGAATGGATTTTAGCAGAGGGCCACCGATGTGGGAGAGGGTTTGGGACTTGGGTGATCGAATGTTGTTCGTTGGAGAGAATTCTTCGTTGTCGTTGTCGGCTTCGGATTTCCGGGGATGTTTAGGGAATTGTATCTATTACACGGATGATTACTGTGAATCGAATTATGATGGTGCTTTTCGAGATTATGATATAGGGATCTTTAATTTATGCGATGGAAGTATTGAAGCTTTGCCATGTTACCACCCCAATTCACATTCTCAGTTGCATTGGCCTCCACTTTGGGTTTCACCCAATCCATGCTAA
- the LOC142622709 gene encoding uncharacterized protein LOC142622709, with amino-acid sequence MESPDSKTTISPPPPPPPQQEPEPKKLKMSTTTTSDDEDTTTTTTTTSPKKQRYKRRKIAIFFAYCGVGYQGMQKNPGAKTIESDLEEALFLSGAVPEQDRNNPKRYDWARSARTDKGVSAVGQVVSGRFYIDPPGLVERLNSNLSPQIRIFGFKRVTASFNAKKFCDRRRYVYLLPVFALDSSSHPDRESVLASVGSGNELVKCLECSERGRKVVGIMGKRSFEFKPVSPESGISSNSEDARVESNVNNENRGSVENGDADKSNSESMEEPKVVDHKEVSEIVVETVSSDQNEGTDEKANGEEKGAKGSGFCYGEKERERFSGILMHYVGTHNFHNFTTRTKAEDPAAKRFIISFEANTVVTVEGIEFVKCEVVGQSFMLHQIRKMIGLAVAIMRNCAPESLIEKAFQKDVNINVPTAPEVGLFLEECLFSSYNQKWKDTHEEVSMKAYEEEAEEFKMKQIYSHIASTEHKEGAVALWLHSLNHRNYPDLRVDNNEDTSNGKSTEVVNMAE; translated from the exons ATGGAAAGCCCAGATTCAAAAACCACAATATCTcctccaccaccgccaccaccacaaCAAGAACCCGAACCCAAAAAGCTTAAAAtgtccaccaccaccacttcgGACGACGAAgacactaccaccaccaccaccaccacaagcCCCAAAAAGCAAAGATACAAGCGCCGCAAAATCGCGATCTTCTTCGCCTACTGTGGCGTGGGCTACCAAGGCATGCAAAAGAACCCAGGTGCCAAAACCATCGAATCCGACCTCGAAGAAGCGCTCTTCCTCTCCGGTGCGGTGCCCGAACAGGATCGAAACAACCCGAAACGCTACGACTGGGCTCGCTCGGCCCGAACCGATAAGGGTGTCAGCGCCGTGGGTCAAGTAGTCTCGGGCAGGTTCTATATCGACCCGCCGGGTCTCGTCGAGCGGCTCAATTCGAATCTCTCCCCTCAGATTCGGATCTTTGGGTTCAAGCGGGTGACGGCGTCGTTTAATGCCAAGAAGTTTTGCGATCGAAGGAGGTATGTGTATTTGCTACCTGTGTTTGCCCTTGATTCCTCTTCGCATCCTGATAGAGAGAGCGTTTTGGCTAGTGTAGGGTCTGGGAATGAGCTTGTTAAGTGTTTAGAATGCTCCGAGAGAGGCCGTAAGGTCGTAGGTATAATGGGTAAGCGTAGTTTTGAGTTTAAACCTGTGAGTCCTGAGTCAGGCATTTCGTCGAACAGTGAGGATGCAAGAGTAGAATCTAATGTTAACAATGAAAATAGGGGTTCTGTTGAAAACGGTGATGCTGATAAGTCAAATTCTGAATCTATGGAGGAACCTAAGGTTGTAGATCACAAGGAAGTTTCTGAAATTGTGGTTGAAACCGTAAGTTCTGACCAGAATGAGGGTACTGATGAAAAAGCAAATGGAGAGGAGAAGGGTGCAAAGGGAAGTGGGTTTTGTTATGgtgagaaggagagggagaggtTTAGTGGAATTTTGATGCATTACGTGGGGACTCATAACTTCCATAACTTCACCACCAGAACGAAAGCTGAGGACCCTGCTGCGAAGCGCTTTATCATTTCATTCGAAGCAAACACTGTGGTTACGGTTGAGGGCATTGAATTTGTCAAGTGTGAGGTTGTGGGACAGAGCTTCATGCTTCATCAGATTCGTAAAATGATTGGGCTTGCGGTGGCTATCATGAGGAATTGTGCTCCGGAGTCATTGATAGAAAAAGCTTTTCAAAA ggATGTGAACATTAATGTGCCTACGGCTCCTGAGGTTGGTTTGTTCTTGGAGGAATGCCTCTTTAGCTCATATAACCAGAAGTGGAAAGACACTCATGAAGAGGTGTCAATGAAAGCATATGAAGAAGAGGCAGAAGAATTCAAAATGAAGCAAATCTACTCTCATATTGCATCAACAGAGCATAAAGAGGGAGCTGTGGCCCTTTGGTTGCATTCTCTGAACCATCGGAATTATCCAGATTTACGCGTTGACAACAATGAAGACACCAGTAATGGGAAAAGTACTGAAGTAGTGAACATGGCTGAGTGA